A stretch of Pseudobacteroides sp. DNA encodes these proteins:
- a CDS encoding molecular chaperone HscC, producing MAIIGIDLGTTNSLVSYWTEDGAVIIPNSLGQNLTPSVVSIDDNGDVLVGQIAKERQVSHPELSASVFKRNMGTKKKYTFGTKEFIPEELSAILLKALKEDAEHFLKTKVTEAVISVPAYFSDAQRKATKRAGELAGLRVDRLITEPTAAAIAYGLHLRDIENKFLVFDLGGGTFDVSILELFDNIMEVRAVAGDNYLGGEDFTEILVNMFLKHHSLTAAQIGDKNYAMLKKQAEVAKREFSEKKVATVSSIVNEENLKLEVSLDEYEAATKHLFQRLREPVERALSDASLKISDIDCILLVGGATKLPLIRSFVSRLFGKLAYANINPDEVVALGAGVQAALKGKDASIKEVILTDVCPYTLGTSVTVRKSQGFHEPGHFLPIIERNTTIPVSKVERLYTIYDNQKIINVDILQGESRLSKDNIFLGELNVPVPPKSAGEEAIDVRFTYDINGILEVEVMVVSTGLKKNMIIEKEPGHMSSEEIAESIKSISHLKIHPRENHENKLVIARGERLYEEKIGRERQEIAHLLMEFEEILDKQDIKKVEECRKKLADIFDSIDTKGGF from the coding sequence ATGGCAATAATCGGAATTGATTTGGGAACAACCAATAGCTTGGTTTCATATTGGACAGAGGATGGTGCGGTTATAATCCCAAACTCATTAGGTCAGAATCTTACCCCTTCTGTAGTTAGTATAGATGATAACGGGGATGTACTAGTTGGTCAGATTGCAAAGGAAAGGCAGGTTTCACACCCTGAACTCAGTGCATCGGTGTTTAAGAGAAACATGGGCACAAAGAAAAAATATACTTTTGGCACAAAGGAGTTTATACCTGAAGAGCTTTCTGCCATTTTGCTAAAGGCGTTAAAGGAAGATGCGGAGCATTTCCTTAAAACCAAGGTTACAGAGGCTGTTATAAGCGTGCCTGCATACTTTAGCGATGCACAGAGAAAGGCTACCAAGAGGGCTGGGGAGTTGGCAGGTCTAAGGGTTGACAGACTTATTACAGAGCCTACTGCCGCTGCAATAGCGTATGGGCTTCATCTCAGGGATATTGAGAATAAGTTCCTTGTATTTGACTTGGGTGGCGGGACCTTTGATGTTTCTATACTGGAATTATTCGATAATATTATGGAGGTCCGTGCGGTCGCTGGAGACAACTATTTGGGTGGTGAGGACTTTACAGAAATACTGGTCAATATGTTCTTAAAGCATCATTCACTAACTGCAGCCCAAATAGGCGATAAGAATTATGCTATGCTTAAAAAGCAGGCAGAGGTAGCTAAAAGAGAATTCAGCGAAAAAAAGGTGGCTACTGTTTCCAGCATTGTTAATGAAGAAAACCTTAAGCTGGAAGTATCCCTTGATGAGTATGAAGCTGCTACAAAGCATCTTTTTCAGAGGCTTCGCGAGCCTGTTGAACGGGCTTTAAGCGATGCATCATTAAAGATAAGCGATATTGACTGCATACTTCTAGTGGGTGGTGCAACCAAGCTTCCACTTATAAGATCATTTGTAAGCAGGTTGTTTGGTAAGCTTGCTTATGCAAATATCAATCCTGATGAGGTTGTGGCATTAGGAGCAGGAGTTCAGGCAGCTCTTAAGGGAAAGGATGCCTCAATAAAGGAGGTAATCCTGACTGATGTGTGTCCATATACATTGGGGACAAGTGTGACAGTAAGAAAGTCCCAGGGCTTTCATGAGCCGGGGCATTTTTTGCCAATAATTGAGCGTAATACCACCATTCCTGTGAGTAAGGTGGAAAGGCTTTATACCATATATGACAACCAAAAAATAATAAACGTGGATATTCTTCAGGGAGAGTCGAGGCTTTCAAAGGACAACATATTCCTCGGAGAGCTTAATGTTCCGGTTCCGCCTAAATCTGCAGGAGAAGAGGCAATAGACGTAAGGTTCACCTATGATATTAACGGTATATTGGAGGTTGAGGTTATGGTAGTGTCAACCGGGCTCAAAAAGAACATGATTATAGAGAAAGAACCTGGGCATATGTCTTCTGAAGAGATAGCTGAAAGCATAAAGAGTATATCACATCTCAAAATTCATCCAAGGGAAAATCATGAGAATAAGCTTGTAATCGCCCGTGGGGAAAGGCTTTATGAGGAAAAGATAGGAAGGGAAAGACAGGAAATTGCACACCTGTTAATGGAGTTTGAAGAAATTTTGGATAAGCAGGATATCAAGAAGGTGGAAGAGTG